The DNA window AATTGGGGAATCGGGGATTTTGGAGCAGGCGGGAATTGAATGGACACATAGCGAGCGGAAAAACTGGAGAAGATGTGCGTAAGAGAAACCCAGATGAGCGGGACCAACAGAATCACAGCATCTGTATCTGTCATGTATCTCGTCTAGACTCGAAAGGGCTGTCTGATGACCCTTGACATGTGCCAGTGGCAGGCTGTTGATAACCTTTGGAGAGTGTAAGAGAAACCCCCGCGCCCGCGCGAAACCGACGCTATTACCTTATCCATATTCAATTGTCTTGGGGAGAGGTACAGAGGAGAAACGTGTGTCTGTGCCGCCGGCCGATTGCAGCCATGAGAGGGTTCAGAGAGGCCGAGAGAGGATGAGAAATGTCATTGACCTCCGAATACAAATGGAAGCTTCTTCCCATCTCTTTCTGCCCAATCTTCTCTCAAACTctacccaacccaacccatcttcatctcttctccaacttgTCTTCACTTCTtatcttcacttcacttcctcttatcttatctcacATCTCAACCTCTACGTCACCCCCCACATTCCGCCCATCATGAACACCGGTCTCGTCAACAGCCGCTTCCTCTCCAAGCCCGATGAAGTCGGCATCGTCGCCGTCGGTTTCTCCGGCGGCCAGCCCAAGGCCGGCGTCGACATCGGTCCCGCCGCCCTCATCGAGTCCGGCCTCCTCACCGAGATCCGCGACGAGCTCGGCTACAAGCtctttggcgatgagacCGTCCAGCAGTTCGAGGACCTTGTGCCCGAGTCTGACCCTGACTACCGCGGCATGAAGAAACCCCGTCACGCTTCCGCCGTGACCCGCAAGATCGCATCGCACACATACGAGCACTCGCGCGAGGGCCGCATGACCCTCACCCTCGGTGGTGATCACAGCATTGCTATCGGTACTATTGCTGGTACTGCCAAGGCTACGCGGGAGAGGCTGAACCGTGAGATTGCTGTTATCTGGGTTGATGCGCATGCGGACATCAACACTCCCGAGAGCAGTGATAGCGGAAACATTCACGGCATGCCTGTTGCTTTCTTGACTGGTCTTGCTAAGGAGGATAACGAGGAGTACTTCGGCTGGCTCGAGGATGACATGCGCTTGAGCGTCAAGAAGCTGGTTTACATTGGTCTTCGATCTGTTGATAttggcgagaagaagattctcCGTGAGCATGGCATCAAGGCTTTTAGCATGCACGACGTCGACCGGTAAGTTTTTCACTTCTACGCTCATGAGCTTTACTGACATTTACAGACATGGTATCGGCCGCGTTGTCGAGATGGCCCTCGCTCACATCGGAAACGACACCCCCATCCATCTATCCTTTGACGTCGATGCCCTCGACCCCATGTGGGCACCCAGCACCGGCACACCCGTCCGCGGCGGTCTGACTCTCCGCGAGGGAGATTTCATCTGCGAGAGCGTGCACGAGACAGGAAACCTTGTCGCCATTGATCTCGTTGAGGTGAACCCTCAGCTCGCAGATGGTAAGCAAGCTGAGCAGAACACAATCCACGCTGGATGCTCACTGGTGCGGTGTGCTCTTGGTGAGACTCTTTTGTAAATGTAAATTGGGAGTGGTGTTTgtgagatgattgatgatatcCTTGAGTTGAATGAATGGAATTGGGTCGGTGCATATGCATTAGGTACATTACATACAAGCGCTGGCTGCGCTGCGAGATCACTCTCGAAATAAAATGTCTTTCTTTCCTCGGGACTTGATGAAACCATCGCCAATTTGCCTCAATTCCGGCACATTCGGTACTGAAACGTAACAAACAATTTCTCCGATCTTCTGATCAATCGTAAAGAAATCATCTCAAAGGCTGGAAAACGGATCTTGTCTTTTGACGTGTAACCATTCAGAGGCCATCGCAGCGTCATCATCCCCTGCTGTGTCGCATCCCCAGCCACCAACCAACCCCCTCTACCCGAAGCCTCACCCAAAAAACGCTTTGTTGTAATTACACACTTGACCTCAATTGGATGGACCATTTTCATCCCCTGTCTTGTTGacttttgttcttttttgcttccttttgcttttcttcTATCTCTCCTCTTGAGTATTGAAAAACACCAAGACAATAATCGCTATCGTGTGATTAATACCTGATAAGAGGCCTCAATTGGTACCTCTTGGCGCATCAACCCGACGTCAGATCCCCAGCCAACGCAGCACAATCTCCACACCTGAAAGCTCCGATCCAACTGGACGCGCAGGAACACCGAGAATCCCCTTTCGACGAGAGATTTAAGCGCGTGAGGCATCAACGCAGCAGCTTCGATTTTGAGGCATCCAAACTATCTTCACGAGGGGAATCGAATTGAGGTTTCCTTCAAGGTGACGCTGGAATCAACTGGTCGCCGATCGGCGGGGCTTGTTCTGCGACGTGGCAGTCTTTGCGAGAAGACACAACCAGCAACGCGTGATTCTTGGGCTTAGGACGACTTATACTATATCTTGACGACCTCGACGACATATTAAGCTTCTTATTCACGTTGGGTTCTTAGAACAGAAACAACGAAATGGTCGCCAAATCAACGGTCACCGGTTTGACCGGCACGACAGGATGGACGGGAACGAGCTTCACGAGATCATCAATGACCTACGACGGGCCTCCGCCATCTACACATGTTCGAACATACAACTGGCCTCCTTGGCAACTGAATTTCTGGATCTTTGTTATCCTACTCGCGTCGACGAGCATCATTGGAGTGTTCTCGACATTCATACAGATCCAGACTcaacttgagcttggaatTCCATGGTACGTCCCCCATtgcactacctacctatcaaGAGATGGTTTGTTAATGTCTGCAGGTACTTTCCCTACTTTATCACCGTCGGCTCTCTCTCCATTGTTTTTATTCTCGGTATCTTCTGGCTCATCGCCCAACGACGCCTCCTCCCCGCCATCGTGATGGTCGGCGGTTTCATGTTCTTCATACTCTGGCTAGTGGGACTTGTCGTCGTAGCGATACAATTATTCGGACCTGATGGATCTATTCAGAGCGTATGCGATGTTCAAGTCTTTGGAAGGAATCCCAAGGGTACGAGCATGGCGACGATGGCGTGGCTTCAACAACGAAACATCTGTAAGTTTTTATGTCTCACGTTCGGGGTCAAGTTCCATTGCTAACTTGCGCAGGTCAATCGTGGCAGCTTGTCTTTGCGATGGCTCTTACCGGTactgtcttcttcgtctggGTTATGATCATGGCGTACCAAGTCTTTGTCAACTCATGACCGACAAACGAGGGAAATACAGAGCTCTGGGGGATAATTGGATTAATGACGAAGTTACGAAGCATGGCATGACGCCTGGAGTTGCATGATTGTTATAATATGTTTGTTTGCATTGGATGGAGTTGGTTTGAACGGAACAGAACATTGGTGCATTCGCAGGCATTCTATTGGAAAGTACGGATATAGATGAGAACATTAATTGGCACTAGATATGCATATCATCAAATGACCTCGAAGGGATCATCACATGTTGGCTCGCGGCTTGTGTCACGCTCTCGATGTCAGAGTACGAAAGTACGGAGAAAATAACGACtattgcttttgcttttgttgGTAACGCCAACCCTACCAGTTCCTACATGTTGTTTTCTTCTGTATCTTGTGTTTCCAAATTCCCGTTTGCTTTCATCCAACTCAAGCAGCGGTCTCCTGCTGCTTACCGTTACCCGTGAGCTGAAGATGGTATGCGTGGATAATAGAATCCGCATCGTCGATAGCAAGTGGTCGGATCTGAAAGACATTGTTGTTAGCTAAATCTACGGAATACTTCGCCCGGGTATTGATCAAGTTTTTGCCAAAGACCCGGTCAATGATAGCGAATTCGAAGAGGTCGTGCGTCTTGGGTGAAAACTCGCCATCTAGGACCACAAGATGAGAGTGTTATTGCAAGCTTTGACAACGCAAATCGTATTTCCTTGCACGACTGAGATCCCCGGATTCGAGCATTGAGCCCTTAGCATGCCAGTCAGCTCGCAGGTCAAGCAGCGACGCGAAAGAGAAAAGCgattgtctttcttttggTACCGTGCATGATATAGACGAGCGGTGTTCACGTCGAGAACTTCGGCATTAGGGCATAGCTCGTGAATTTTCCGACCAAAAGCCAAAAGAAGGGCCTGGGCATTGCAATCCGAGAAGTCTAAGCGGCACTTTGAGATGTTGGTGGTTTCCTAATGTGTCAGATGTTAGAGATATGAAGTTTGCGAAGCTTCACAGTAAATAAAGATGGGCAGTTCTTACGCCAAGTCAGAACGTTCTGCTCATAGACCATGTCCCTGCGATCCGCCAGAGCAAGAGCGGCGGTGCTGACTAACCAGGCCTGGGCGCGGACTGCCTGTGTTTCGCTGCAGACTGAGGTACCTCTAAAGGAGTTTTCTTGTCTCCCCTTGGCTCCCTCAAACTTCAAGCTAACTGAGAGAAGCTCTGGAC is part of the Fusarium fujikuroi IMI 58289 draft genome, chromosome FFUJ_chr07 genome and encodes:
- a CDS encoding probable arginase; this encodes MNTGLVNSRFLSKPDEVGIVAVGFSGGQPKAGVDIGPAALIESGLLTEIRDELGYKLFGDETVQQFEDLVPESDPDYRGMKKPRHASAVTRKIASHTYEHSREGRMTLTLGGDHSIAIGTIAGTAKATRERLNREIAVIWVDAHADINTPESSDSGNIHGMPVAFLTGLAKEDNEEYFGWLEDDMRLSVKKLVYIGLRSVDIGEKKILREHGIKAFSMHDVDRHGIGRVVEMALAHIGNDTPIHLSFDVDALDPMWAPSTGTPVRGGLTLREGDFICESVHETGNLVAIDLVEVNPQLADGKQAEQNTIHAGCSLVRCALGETLL